One Panicum virgatum strain AP13 chromosome 9K, P.virgatum_v5, whole genome shotgun sequence genomic region harbors:
- the LOC120647383 gene encoding putative aconitate hydratase, cytoplasmic — MPPLTSALLSRSTTGSSTRVSAAAAAAISRPAADAAPSSSPPPSRPIPRPRPSPASPFASGLAGRLFSGHRATARSASSATAVFERRFASAATRNTYDEILTGLGRPGGGEEFGKYYSLPALSDPRIDRLPYSIRILLESAIRNCDDFQVTGKDVEKILDWENSAPKQVEIPFKPARVLLQDFTGVPAVVDLACLRDAVSKLGSDPNKINPLVPVDLVIDHSVQVDVARSQNAVQANMELEFHRNKERFGFLKWGSSAFRNMLVVPPGSGIVHQVNLEYLARVVFNNGGILYPDSVVGTDSHTTMIDGLGVAGWGVGGIEAEAAMLGQPMSMVLPGVVGFKLSGKLRNGVTATDLVLTVTQMLRKHGVVGKFVEFYGQGMSELSLADRATIANMSPEYGATMGFFPVDAKTLDYLKLTGRSDDTVAMVESYLRANKMFVDHNQVEAERVYSSYLELNLEEVEPCLSGPKRPHDRVTLKNMKSDWHSCLDNNVGFKGFAVPKESQGKVAEFSFHGTPAKIKHGDVVIAAITSCTNTSNPNVMLGAALVAKKACELGLEVKPWIKTSLAPGSGVVKKYLDKSGLQKYLDQLGFHIVGYGCTTCIGNSGELDESVSAAISENDIVAAAVLSGNRNFEGRVHPLTRANYLASPPLVVAYALAGTVNIDFEKEPIGISKDGKEVYFRDIWPSTEEIAEVVKTSVLPDMFKSTYEAITKGNPMWNELSVSTRTLYPWDPSSTYIHEPPYFKDMTMTPPGPRPVKDAYCLLNFGDSITTDHISPAGSIHPDSPAAKFLKERGVERKDFNSYGSRRGNDEIMARGTFANIRLVNKFLKGEVGPKTIHVPSGEKLAVFDAAMKYKNEGHDTIILAGAEYGSGSSRDWAAKGPMLQGVKAVIAKSFERIHRSNLAGMGIIPLCFKAGEDADTLGLTGHERYTIHLPTNVSDIKPGQDVTVTTDTGKSFACTLRFDTEVELAYYDHGGILPYVTRKIAEQ, encoded by the exons ATGCCTCCCCTCACGAGCGCCCTGCTCTCCCGCTCCACCACCGGCTCATCCACCCGCgtctccgccgcggcggccgcggcgatctCCAGGcccgccgcggacgccgccccgtcgtcctcgcctcccCCTTCCCGCCCGATCCCGAGGCCGCGCCCCAGCCCGGCGTCGCCCTTCGCGTCCGGCCTCGCGGGCCGCCTCTTCAGCGgccaccgcgccaccgcccgctcCGCATCGTCTGCGACCGCCGTCTTCGAGCGCCGGTTCGCCTCCGCGG CGACCAGGAACACTTACGATGAAATCCTGACGGGCCTCGGGAGGCCAGGAGGCGGAGAGGAGTTCGGGAAGTACTACAGTCTGCCCGCTCTCTCCGATCCGAGGATTG ATCGGCTCCCCTACTCCATAAGGATTCTCCTTGAATCGGCAATCAGAAACTGCGATGACTTCCAGGTCACTGGTAAGGATGTTGAGAAGATCTTGGATTGGGAGAACAGCGCACCAAAGCAAGTTGAAATCCCATTCAAGCCCGCCCGTGTTCTTCTCCAG GATTTTACTGGTGTCCCGGCAGTTGTTGATCTTGCATGCCTGAGGGATGCTGTGAGCAAACTTGGCAGCGACCCAAACAAAATTAATCCTCTG GTTCCTGTAGACCTTGTTATTGATCATTCAGTACAAGTCGATGTTGCAAGATCACAAAATGCTGTTCAGGCAAATATGGAGCTCGAGTTCCATCGTAACAAGGAGCGGTTTGGTTTCTTGAAATGGGGGTCTTCTGCATTCCGTAACATGCTTGTTGTTCCACCTGGGTCTGGCATTGTCCACCAG GTGAATCTTGAGTACCTGGCCAGGGTTGTGTTTAACAATGGTGGGATCCTTTACCCTGACAGCGTAGTAGGAACTGATTCTCACACAACTATGATTGATGGTCTCGGTGTTGCTGGATGGGGAGTTGGTGGCATAGAGGCGGAAGCTGCAATGCTTGGCCAG CCAATGAGCATGGTCTTGCCAGGTGTTGTCGGTTTCAAGTTATCAGGCAAGCTGAGGAATGGAGTTACAGCCACAGATTTGGTTCTAACAGTAACTCAAATGCTTCGTAAACATGGCGTTGTTGGAAAATTTGTCGAGTTCTATG GGCAAGGTATGAGTGAACTGTCACTTGCTGATCGGGCCACCATTGCAAACATGTCACCAGAATATGGTGCAACTATGGGTTTCTTCCCAGTTGATGCAAAGACACTGGACTATTTAAAACTTACTGGCAGAAGTGATGATACA GTGGCCATGGTAGAGTCCTATTTGCGTGCCAATAAGATGTTCGTCGACCACAACCAG GTTGAAGCTGAAAGAGTGTATTCTTCTTATCTAGAACTTAACCTTGAAGAGGTTGAACCATGTCTATCAGGACCAAAACG GCCTCATGATCGAGTGACATTGAAGAACATGAAGTCGGATTGGCATTCTTGCTTGGACAACAATGTAGGGTTTAAG GGCTTCGCTGTCCCCAAAGAATCACAGGGCAAAGTTGCAGAGTTTTCATTCCATGGGACTCCTGCAAAGATAAAGCATGGCGATGTTGTAATTGCAGCTATAACTAGTTGCACCAACACATCAAATCCTAATGTAATGCTGGGAGCTGCTTTGGTTGCGAAAAAGGCTTGTGAATTAGGCCTAGAG GTCAAGCCGTGGATCAAGACAAGCCTTGCACCTGGTTCTGGTGTTGTGAAGAAGTACTTGGACAAGAG TGGTCTGCAGAAATATCTTGATCAGCTTGGCTTCCATATTGTTGGCTATGGTTGCACAACCTGCATTGGAAATTCTGGAGAACTTGATGAATCTGTGTCAGCTGCAATTTCTGAGAATG atattgttgctgctgctgtctTGTCTGGTAACAGGAATTTCGAAGGACGTGTACATCCATTGACCAGAGCAAATTACCTTGCTTCTCCTCCACTAGTTGTGGCTTATGCCTTGGCTGGCACG GTTAATATTGATTTTGAGAAAGAACCTATTGGCATCTCGAAAGATGGGAAAGAGGTTTACTTCAGGGACATTTGGCCTTCCACAGAAGAGATAGCCGAG GTTGTCAAGACCAGTGTTCTCCCTGATATGTTCAAGAGCACATATGAGGCAATCACAAAAGGAAATCCTATGTGGAATGAGCTGTCAGTCTCAACACGCACTCTCTACCCATGGGATCCCTCATCTACTTACATCCATGAGCCTCCTTATTTCAAGGATATGACAATGACCCCTCCTGGCCCACGACCTGTGAAGGATGCATATTGCCTTCTGAACTTTGGAGACAGTATCACAACCGATCACATCTCCCCTGCCGGAAGCATTCACCCAGACAGCCCAGCTGCAAAATTTCTGAAGGAGCGTGGTGTTGAAAGGAAGGACTTCAACTCATATGGTAGCCGACGAGGAAATGATGAGATCATGGCTAGGGGAACTTTTGCCAACATCCGCCTTGTGAACAAGTTCTTGAAGGGTGAGGTTGGCCCAAAAACAATCCATGTTCCGTCTGGGGAGAAGCTTGCTGTTTTTGATGCTGCAATG AAATACAAGAATGAAGGGCATGATACTATAATCCTGGCTGGTGCTGAGTATGGTAGTGGAAGCTCTCGGGATTGGGCTGCAAAGGGCCCAATGCTTCAG GGAGTCAAGGCTGTGATAGCAAAGAGCTTTGAGAGGATTCACCGAAGCAATCTTGCTGGCATGGGAATTATCCCTCTTTGCTTCAAGGCAGGGGAGGATGCAGACACCCTTGGCTTAACAGGCCATGAGCGCTACACGATCCACCTTCCGACCAATGTGAGTGACATAAAGCCTGGACAAGATGTTACCGTGACAACTGATACTGGGAAGTCTTTCGCTTGCACGCTCAGATTCGACACTGAG GTGGAACTTGCGTACTACGACCATGGAGGCATTCTACCGTACGTCACTAGAAAGATTGCAGAGCAATAG